Within Stella humosa, the genomic segment AACGCTTGCGCCCCGCCGCGAAATGGACCGAGATGCCCAGCATCTCGTCGGCGAACGACATCAGGCAGCCACCATGGACGACCTGGTTATTGTTCAGGTGGCGCTGTTCGGCGCGGAAGCCGAACACCCAGCGCCCCTCGGATTCCTCCTTGCGGTAGAACGGGCCGAGGTTGGCGGAATACCGATCCGCCCGCGGCGACATGACCTCGAAACCAGGCGGAACTTCGATCGCGCTCATTCTGTGACGCTTCCTTTCGACTGCGTGCTTGCGCCCGGCCGGCGGGCGGCGAATCCTGGGCGGGCCGGACATTAGCCCGACCGCCGCGCCCGGTCATAGCATCAGGAGGCCGACGTTGCCCCACCATACGATCGTCCATCCGACCACGGGCGAATACCGCATCCACTACCGCTTCGACGGGCCGGCCGACCGGCCGGTGGTCGTGCTGGCCCATTCGCTGGCCGCCTCCAGCGCCATGTGGGCGTCGCAGATGCCGTTCCTGACCGCGCGGTTCCGCGTGCTGTCGGTCGACATGCGCGGCCATGGCGGCAGCGACGCGCCCGAGGGCGCCTATCACCCGGATGGCCTGGGCGAGGACTTCCGCTCGCTGCTGGCCCATCTCGGCCTGGAATCGGTCGACTTCATCGGGCTGTCCATGGGCGGCATGATCGGCATGACGCTGGCGACCGCCCATCCCGGCCTGCTGCGCAGCCTGGTCCTCTGCGACACCATGTGCGAGGTGCCGGACGGCGCCCGCGCGGCCTTCGGCGAGCGCGTGGCCATTGCCCGCAGCCAGGGCATGGCGGCACTGGTGGAGCCCACCATCGGCCGCTGGTTCACGCCGGCCTTCGTCGCCGCCAACCCGCCGATCCTGGATGCCGTGCGCGCCGACATCCGCAACACGCCCGTCGCCGGCTATGCCGGCTGCGTCGCCGCCATCCAGGCGCTCGACCTGCGCCAGCGTATCCCCGCGATCGCGATCCCGACGCTGGTCATCGTCGGCCGTGACGACCCGGCGACGCCGCCCGCCGCCTCTGCCGTCATCCACCGCGCCATCCCCGGCAGTTCCATGGTGGTGCTGGACGACGCCTCGCATTTGTCCAACATCGAGCAGCCGGAGGCCTTCGACGCCGCACTCGCCGCCTTCTACGGGGCCGGCCGGTGAAAATCGCCGCCGTCGAGACGATCGTCGTCCGCCTGCCCTTCCGCCATGACGGGCCGCCCAGCGGCTTCGGCGGCAAGATCTGGACGACGATGGACACGCTGCTGGTCAAGGTCGAGACCGACGCCGGCATCACCGGCTGGGGCGAGGCCTTCGGCTTCAACTGCATCCCGGCAACCAAGGCCGCCATCGACAGCCAGATCGCGCCATTGGCGATCGGCGAGGACGCGGGCGACATCGCCGGCACCGGCCGCCGGCTGCAGCACCAGCTGCATGTGTTCGGCCGCAACGGGCCGGTCACCTTCGGCCTGTCCGGCCTCGACATCGCCCTGTGGGACATCGCCGGCAAGGTGGCCGGCCTGCCGCTGCACCGGCTGCTGGGCGGCGGCGGGCGCGCCGACCTGCCGGCCTATGCCAGCCTGCTGCGCTACACCGATCCCGACGTGGTCGGCCGGGTGTCGGCGGCGGCCGCCGCCCGTGGCCATCGCCACATCAAGCTGCACGAGGTGACCATCGAGGCGACGGCGGCCGCCCGCGCGGCCGTGGGGCCGGACGTCGCGATCATGCTCGACACCAACTGCCCCTGGACGCTGGACGAGGCCATGGCGATGGCCCGCGGCCTGGCGCCGCTCGACCTCCACTGGCTGGAGGAGCCGCTGTGGCCGCCCGAGAATCATGGCGGGCTGGCGGCCCTGCGCGCACGCGCGGGCATTCCGATTGCGGCCGGCGAGAACGTCGCCAGCCCGATGGACTTCGCAGCCCTGTTCCGCGCCGGCGCGGTCGACATCGCCCAGCCGAGCGTGACCAAGATCGGCGGCGTCACCGCCATGCGCGAGGTGATGGCGGTGGCGGCCGCCCACAATGTGCAGGTGACGCCGCACGCGCCCTATTTCGGCCCGGGCCTGCTGGCGACCATCCAGGTGATCGCGGCATCACCCCTGCCGATCCTGGTCGAGCGACTGCATGTCGACATGGAGCCCGACCTGTTCGGCGGCCTGACCGCAGCACCGGGCGGGCGGATGCGGGTGCCCCACGGGCCGGGCCTCGGCTGCGACCCCGACCCGGCGGTCATCGCGCAATACGGGGTCTGACGATCCCGGGAAAGGACAGCGCCATGGAGATCGGCCTTTTCATCCTGCAGCAGATGCGTGATCCGTCGGTCCCGGCCGGCCGCGTCGTCGGCGACGCCATAGCCCAGACCGTGCTGGCCGAGGAGCTGGGCTTCGACACGGTGTGGTTCGCCGAACACCATTTCGCCAACCTCGGCATGTGCCCGTCGCCGCTGCTGATGGCGGCCCATGCGGCCGCGCGGACCAGCCGCATCCGGCTGGGCACCGGTGTCGTGGTCCTGCCCTTCTACAACCCGATGCGGCTGGCCGACGAGGTCGCCTATGTCGACCAGCTGTCGGGCGGCCGCCTGTCGCTCGGCATCGGCAGCGGCAGCCATCGCCACGAGTTCTCGGGCCTGGGCGTGCCGATCGCCGAGGCCCGCGCCCGCTTCGGCGAAGCACTCGACGTGCTGGACATGGCGCTGGACCACGACCGCGTCGAATATCAGGGCCGGTTCGTCCAGGTGCCCGAGACCTTCCTGCCGCTGCGCCCGGTGCAGCAGCCCGTGCCGATCTTCCTGGCGGGCCTGGCCAAGGACCCGGCGA encodes:
- a CDS encoding PaaI family thioesterase; this encodes MSAIEVPPGFEVMSPRADRYSANLGPFYRKEESEGRWVFGFRAEQRHLNNNQVVHGGCLMSFADEMLGISVHFAAGRKRCATISLNNEFVTAAKEGDWILGTPELVRVTRSVVFIRGTLTVGDKTILVSSGIWKLLGQH
- a CDS encoding alpha/beta fold hydrolase, translated to MPHHTIVHPTTGEYRIHYRFDGPADRPVVVLAHSLAASSAMWASQMPFLTARFRVLSVDMRGHGGSDAPEGAYHPDGLGEDFRSLLAHLGLESVDFIGLSMGGMIGMTLATAHPGLLRSLVLCDTMCEVPDGARAAFGERVAIARSQGMAALVEPTIGRWFTPAFVAANPPILDAVRADIRNTPVAGYAGCVAAIQALDLRQRIPAIAIPTLVIVGRDDPATPPAASAVIHRAIPGSSMVVLDDASHLSNIEQPEAFDAALAAFYGAGR
- a CDS encoding mandelate racemase/muconate lactonizing enzyme family protein, which codes for MKIAAVETIVVRLPFRHDGPPSGFGGKIWTTMDTLLVKVETDAGITGWGEAFGFNCIPATKAAIDSQIAPLAIGEDAGDIAGTGRRLQHQLHVFGRNGPVTFGLSGLDIALWDIAGKVAGLPLHRLLGGGGRADLPAYASLLRYTDPDVVGRVSAAAAARGHRHIKLHEVTIEATAAARAAVGPDVAIMLDTNCPWTLDEAMAMARGLAPLDLHWLEEPLWPPENHGGLAALRARAGIPIAAGENVASPMDFAALFRAGAVDIAQPSVTKIGGVTAMREVMAVAAAHNVQVTPHAPYFGPGLLATIQVIAASPLPILVERLHVDMEPDLFGGLTAAPGGRMRVPHGPGLGCDPDPAVIAQYGV
- a CDS encoding LLM class flavin-dependent oxidoreductase, with translation MEIGLFILQQMRDPSVPAGRVVGDAIAQTVLAEELGFDTVWFAEHHFANLGMCPSPLLMAAHAAARTSRIRLGTGVVVLPFYNPMRLADEVAYVDQLSGGRLSLGIGSGSHRHEFSGLGVPIAEARARFGEALDVLDMALDHDRVEYQGRFVQVPETFLPLRPVQQPVPIFLAGLAKDPAMIERVARRRYTPFVSAMWMPAAAVAAIRAPYDAARKAAGRDPAVEPFAIQRLLYVTDDRADAEDAARRAIYTHRVVAALKAGQGRFADGYVEEVATDHDPSVEDVLSKALIGPPERLVEMLRQDVAEIGPSHLSLFMNFGGMEHARVARSMERFAREVRPHLGQWAGRRAQAAE